In the Natrinema sp. CBA1119 genome, GGGAGAGGCGTATTCCACGCTCCGACCGGACGCCGTCTACGCGGTGGTCTTCGACGATGAACAGGGAACTCTTCGGTGTATTCGGCGGTATTGACGCGTTCGAACGGTTCAGATCCAGTGATGACTTCGACGAAGTACTCACCGGATCGACCGTCACGGTCGGAATCAGGGATTCCGATCTCGGGACGCCCGGTTGGAGCGCGACATACTCTCGCGACGACGGCTACTGCCTCATCTGGGGGGAAGCGTACGTTCCCGACGACGAGCCCAACACCGCTCGCTGGCTCCTCGAACACTACGAGTCGGCGGGAATCGACGCACTAGAGCGCCTCAACGGATCGTATCTGGCCGTGATCGACACCGAAGCGAGCGATGAGGCATTCGTCGCGACGGATCCGATTCGATCCCGAGAGTGCTTTTACACCGACGAGTCCGGAACTCGCGTTTTCGGAACCGATTCCGCCGAAGTCGCACGCACGATTACGGATCCGACGCTGCATCGGAACGGAATTCTCGAGTTCCTGCACCTGGGAGTGACGCTCGGCGAAAAGACGGCCGTCACGGGACTACACCGACTCCCGATCGACAGTCGACTCGCGCCCGCGTCGGTCGACTCGCTCGAACGGTTCGTCTACGACCCACAGTCGTCTTCGGAATTCAACGTGGTCGACGAACTCGCCGATCGCCTCGAACGAGCGATCGAACGGCGGTCGTCGCTGCCCGGACAAAAGGGCATTCTCCTCTCGGCGGGCTACGACTCGCGGATCGTCCTCTCACAGGTCGACGATATCGACTGCAGTTACACGGTCGGCTCACTGGACGCACAGGAGGTCCAGGCTGCGAGATCGCTCGCTGCTCAGTACGGCACGAGTCACACCGCCTTCCCACCGGACGAGCGGTATCTCCGGCCCGACGAGTCGAAGATCCCGTACTCACAGGGAATCAAGGAATCATTGCACATCCACCACGCCGGCTATACGGACGAGATCGGCGTCGATACGATGTATCACGGCCTCCTCTGTGACACGTTCTTCCGGGGGCATTTCACCGCCTCGAAGACCGTCGATGTCCTCGACAAGCGTATCCCGACCGGCGGACTCGAGTCCGATCCCGACCCCGTCGAGGTGTTCCTCGAGAAGTTCGGGTACAACCACGACGCCAGCCTCGAGTTGGCCGACAGAACGTCCTTCGATGTCGATCCGGACGCGTTCGTCAGGGCGGCCATCGCCGACGAATTCGACTCGAGACGGTCGCGTGCGGATCAAATACAGAACGCGCTGTCCTGTTGTGGCATCGCGAACCAGCCGTCGATACCGTTTCACAACCACCTCTCCGATCACTTCGTGACGTCGTTTCTGGCGACGGATCGCGAACTGATCGACTGGCATCTCCGGACGCCGCCGGAACACCGAACGACGGAAACGTTCCTCCGCGCGTGCGAGCGGGTCGACAACGATATCCTGCGACACAGACCCCCCGATCGACCGTACGATGCGACGCTACTCAACGAGGTCGAAGGGTTCGTTCGCCGGAAGACGCCGTTTCTCTCGTCATTCGAACCGCCCTGGCCGGACCGAAAAACGCTCTTCGAACGCCACGACTTCGATCGGCGGCTACTGGGCGACCTCGAGCACGTCCACGGCCTGCCAGCCAGACACAAACTCAGGCTCACTGATCTCCACGGGTGGCTCGAGTGCAAGTCGGAGTTACGGGAGCAACTACTCCCGTGGCTCCGACCACCGGCTCCGGTAGTCGCGTAACCGTTCGACTCGCCCCGACGAGTGACGGGGACGAATAGATTTCGACTCTAACAGCCACCGTTGAAAACGCTCTAACACCCCTTTATTCCGTTCCCAACCGTTAAATCGTGAGAAGCCTTATATACCACGGGGTTTTAGCGCGGAATATGCGTCTGACGCCGTCTTGGCTGCGCTCTTCGTCGGGGGATTCCGCCGAAGAGCAGTTCGAGGATTCTGATGCGCTTTCCGGAGTGACGATGGTCTATGCTCCGGAAAGCGATTTTTCGGGGGACGGTACGATCGACACCCGTATCGGGGACTTCATTCCGGAATCCGATGCCGCCCTCGTCGCCGTCCTTGACGAGATGAGTACCCCAGTGACCGTCGATGAAGTCACCGATACGCTGGTCGAACCGGCTCGCCCATCGATCGAAACGTGGGCGACTATCCACGAACGACTCCATCAGAACCGCTTGCCGGCACTCGACGCGAAGGGTGCCATCGAGTTCGACGAAACACAGGGGTTGATCGAACGGTCCACGGATCAATCGGGCGTAGGTCGGTCACTCTCACGAGCGAAGCTTGCAGTGATCTCGGTCGGGATACTGCTCGTGCTCATCGTGTTCGTCTCGGCGTTTGTTCTCATTGCATAACGGAGAGAGCCACGAGCCTCGTTCCTGTATCGGTCACGCTGTCGCAGAACAGTTCACTAACTGTCGTCAGTTGACGAGCCGACTGATCGTGAGCACCGTAAAGAGCGAGAGGATGAGTGCGCTCAGGCCGATCCCCGAGAGGAACGAGGTAAACGGCAGCTCGATCACTGCACCGAGGAGGATCGCATAGGAGAGCACCGTTGCGCCGATATAGTAGTCCTCCCACTCCGGGCTCTCAACGCCCGTTTCGTCGACCGATTCGTCGGTCGAATCCAATTCGAGGTATTTGTCGACTCGATCAGCGAGGGGCTTTCGCTCGACGATGCCACGGTTCTGCTGGTAGTCGATCAGGCCAGCTTCGTCGAGCTTCGAGAGATGCGACTGATAGAGCGGGATGTAGACGCGCTGGCGCTGCGTGGACGTGAGTTCTTCGACGGTCGTATCGTGCTCCCACGCTGCGACCTGTTCTGCAACGTCGCGCATGCGTACGGGGCCGTCAGAGCCGCGGAGGTAGCGGAGAACCATCCGACGCCGTTCGTTTTGGAGAAGATGAAAGACATCGTCTTTCGAAAACGTCTGCTCCTCGGAGGGACAATCAGCTTCGTCAACCTCGACCTGAGCGTCATCGATCACACCCTGCTCATCATTCCCATCGGAGCTGATATGTTTCGCTTTCATTTCGACAATCATCCCTATTCAGGAGAGGGTAATAAAGGATAGAAATCGTGTATCTGAGAATTACTTGATTCACGTGATTTCACAACCGCCGATCTATCTTTTAGTTATTTTTATACCCACATAAACAGGCGTAGAGCTCCTAAATAGCCATATTTGAATAGGGGATAGGGTATTTATTTCGAGGACACACTCTATGTGGATTTCGGAAACTTATCCCGATTTTCAGATCATTCACGCTCCTATGGCGCGCAAGAATCGGCGCACGAAAACTGAGGGGATTTGTTGTCGAGATCGTTATAACTCAGCGTCAGACGACCGTCAGACCAACCCGTTATATCGGGCTTATATTGGCGATAATAAACCGCCACCGTCCCCTCGTGACGAGACAATGAGCGACAACCAGTTGTGGTATCTGGATCTGGCAGCCGTCGTCGCAGTCACTGGCGCCCTCACGCTCGGAATTCTTTCAGGAGTATCCGGCGCGATACGAATTGTAGTATCGATTCCGCTTATTCTCTTTCTTCCCGGGTATGCGCTTGTCTCTGCCCTCTTTCCGGACAAGCCCAACGACGACTATCGCTCCTTCGATCAGGAGAAAACCGGGCTCGGGAATCCGCTGTTAGTTAGTGGCGGACTCGAGGCGATCGAACGAACCATCCTGTCAGTGGTTTTTAGCGTTGCACTCGTCCCCGCGATTACCCTTTTTGCAAGCGTAACCCCTAGGGGTTTGACGCTCGAGCCGGTGCTCCTCGGACTGGCAGTTGTCACCGTCGCCCTGGCACTGCTTGCGATTGGTTCTCGATATCGCTGTCCGCCCGATAGACGGTTCGTTCCCGCCGTTTCGTCGATATCCCCGTTCTTTTCCCGGGGACGACCGAGTCCGTACGAGCGAGTTAACGTTCGCCCGTACAACATCGCCATCGTGATCGGAATCGGCCTGTTGCTCGCGAGCGCCGGGTTCGCCCTCGCAAACCCACCACAGCACGATGGATATACGGAGATTTCCGTGGAAACGGACAACGTCACCGGTGACACCGACACGATCTACGACTCGACGTATACCGCGGGGGAGAGCCAGGAGCTGCAGGCGACGATCACGAATCAGGAACACGAAGAGCGACAGTACACGACCGTGGTACTGCTCCAGCGGGTGAGTTCCGACGGTGAGACCGTGACCGTCAACGAGTCGGTCGAGATGGACAGGCAGAGCGCGACAGTTTCCGATGGCGACTCTCACCAGCAGACCCTCGAGGTCACGCCGACGATGCGAGGCGACGACCTTCGACTGACCCTGTTACTCTATGACGGCGAAGCGCCGGCGGAGCCGACGGCTGAGAACGCCTATCGCAAACTTCACTTGCCGATCGAGGTCTCATAGATGTGGCCGTGGGAGCATCTCGCGTTCGCGTACGTCCTGTACTCGCTGACCAGGAACGTGCTCTCTCGGACAGCACCCTCGACCCAGGAAACGATCGCCGTCGCTGTCGGCTCACAGTTTCCGGATCTGCTCGACAAACCGCTCGCCTGGACGTTCGGAGTTATGGAGACCGGATACGCTGTCGGCCACTCGATCTTTGCCGCGCCGTTCATCATTCTTGTAGCGTACGCGGTGGCCGCTCGTCGAGGGGACCGAATCCTCGCGGGTGCGTTCGCGTTCGCACACCTCTCGCACCCGGTTGCCGATCTGCTCAACCGCATACTCAGCGGACGAGCAGTCGACCTGCGGATCGTTCTCTGGCCGATCGAATCGCCGCCACCGGCCACGCAGGGCGGGTTCATCGATCATTTTGCCCGCTACTTCATCCAGTACGTGAACGCGATCGTCGCCGGCGGATTGACGCTGCAGGTCGTCTTTCAGTCGCTGCTCGCTCTCGCCGTTCTGGCACTCTGGCTGTTCGACGGTGCGCCGGTCGCTGCTGACATCTGGCGAGGGGTGCACGCCCAAAGACAGCAGTGAGCGGCAATCAAACGGCGTCGGAAGTGTCTCGAGCGAGCCACGACATATTCGACAGTGTTCGTTCTCGAGACGCTGCGTTCACTACTGCAGCTGTTCTCTTGGCCGCGTTGTCCGTTAGTCGACCGGGCGAACGACGAGCAAGTACCCGAACCGTCAGCCGTGACCACGGGTCGCAGTTGTGCCGCTACGTGTTCGCTCGAGCGAACCGCTGGTCGACACAGTGGCCGCGGCAGCGTGGCTTCTCGCCCTCGAAACGATGCGGGGTAAATACGCGGGCTGGTCGAACAAGCGGTACTGACCGTTCCGATACCGGTGAGACGCGACAGAAAGAAGCGATTGGGTCGATTCGTCGTCAGATCTATAGTAGCCACTGAACGTCATTGCACGCCTAATCGACCGACAGTTGTATGATCAGTGTGTGAATCATTTCAGTGGCTACTATACTTTCGATGATTCGAACGCCAGCGAACTGAAACCGCCGACGAGAGCGAGGATCAGTTTCCAGCCGGAGACGGCGTACAGAACGTTACATCACCGTTCGTGTAGACCGTCCCCTGATCCGGACGGCAGAGTTGCGCTCGAGAGGGGTTCATTATCTGCGCGTTCCCGTTGGCGTCCGGGAAGAACACCGCGTCGGTCGATTGCTCCGTTCGGTAGACCGTGTAGCTGTGATTCGTTGCACCGCCTTCAGGAACCGTCGCGGTCGTCGTCGATGGATAGGCACCAGTCCGATCGATCAGCGTCTGATACGGGTGGTCAGTGTGAAGTTGCTGATCCCTCCGAATTTCATCACCCGAGGGTGAGCCAGTCAGTTCGCCGATCGCCTGGGCCGCGGCGAGTTCCGTCTGGTCGTACGCGAGGCGCTCGTGGTGATCCGAGAAAACCGGGTTGTCGGCGTTGCTCCCGGGAGCGAGGACCATCGCGCCGGGAAAAACGAGCGAGAACAGGATCAACACGGTGACGGCGAGTGCCGGCGTCAGGCTCCCCCGAAGCGTCTGCAGTCCGATCGCACCGAGGATGGCCATCGGCGCGTAGAGGAACGCGAACCAGCGCGTGGGGATGAAGTTCCGGATGCCGAACATCGGCAATCCGAGGACGAACACGAGCATGAACGCCGCCGCAAGCAGGAGGGTGAACACCGACTGTTCGGCGCGTCGCCTGTGGACAACGTACAGACAGCCGACGAACGTTACTCCGAGCAAGAGTAGGAAGCCGAGCGCGTCCACGTAGGGAACCACCTGATCGATCAGCGACGGTGCGGCCTCGGCCCCTGCCTCACCGCCGTCGGACGAGGACGCGCTCGCGATATTGAGGAAGCCGGCGCTCTCCTCGAGTGTCTGTGAGAAGTAGCTCAGAACCGTGGCCAGGAACGACTCCTGTCGGTACGGCGTGAGCGACCAGACGAAGATCGTCAGCCCCAGATTGAAGACGACGAGCCCGACGAGGTTGACCGGTTTCTTCGTCCGGAAGACGCTCGTATCGAGCCGCGTCAGCCCCAGCGGACCGATCACGAACACGACCTGTGCGAGAAACGCCGCGAGCAGCAAGACGAGCATGATGAACGTCGACACCTGGTGCGTGAGGATGACGGCGACGCTCATCAGGAGGAGGAGGGAGAAGTCCCGGATCGTGTACTCGATCCGCATCACCCGGATCAGCGCGTACAGCATCCCGAGGAAGAAGACCAAGCCCAGACTCGTCGGGATGATATGCATTCCCCACCTCGCGACGTGACTCGAGAACGCGTAGAGCGCCGTCGCCAGCACCGCCCACCGCACCGGGACGAGCAGGTTCGTCGTCGAGTAGACGAGCAGGGCTGCCAGGGGCATCACGATTCCGACGGAGAGGTACAACGCGGCGCGAATCGGAACGTCGTACAGCAGTGACGAGGTGGCCACCAGCAGGTGGTAGAACGGCGATCCGTAGTGTTTGTCGTGAGAGATCGCGCTCAGGGACTCCTCCGTTAGAATCGCGTCGACGAACCCCTGGTGCGTCCAGATATCGATCCCGACGTACCCCGGCGTCGCGTACAGTGCGGTAAACCGGAAGACGAACGCGAAGCAGACGATCTGAAACACCAGCAGTCCGGGATGGAGGTCGCGGTCGCTCGCGAAGAGGACCTGGCCGATAACGAGCGTCCCGACGACGCTCGCCAGTCCGAAGAAGAGGAGGGTTCGCTCCCCCTGTATGACAGTGAGCGTCACGAGCGCGGCGAGTCCGACCAGCACGACACTCGGGAGCGCCATCGTCACCGCGGACGGGAGGGTCGGGAACGTCTGCGCGTCGTCCCGCTGCTGGTACAAGGAGAGAAGATACAGCGCACACGCGGTTCCGAGTACCAGCGGGACGGTATTGATGTACAGCTGCGACGTGAGGAATCGGAGCGGGAACAGCAGCGCTGCGAACAGGAACCCAGCGATCGCCGCGAGCGTGTCGAGTCGCAGCGGCCGCAGTTCCGACAACGAGCTAAACTTCATGACTGACCCCCGCTCGATGGGTCGTCCCGGTCGGCCGCTCGAGGACGCGACGATACACGTCGAGGAGCTGGTCGCCCATCGCCTCGAGCCCGAGCCCGTCGATCGCGTCGCGCCCGTTCGACCGACGAGCGCCGTCGAGGACGCGCTCGAGGCCGGCGGCGAGTTCGTCGTCGGTCGTCCCCACGACGCAGTCATCGACGTCGCCGATCGTCTCGCGGACGAAGCCGACGTCGGTCGAGACGATCGGGACGGTACAGGCGGCGGCCTCCTTGACGACCAGCGGCCCGCTTTCACGCGTCGATGTCACGAGGAGGACGTCGCTCGCGTTCATGTAGTAGGGCATTTCTTCGTAGGGGACGTCGTCGATCGTCCGTACCTCGAGGTCGACGTCGGCGCGGTCGGCGACGCGTTCGGCTCGCGGGAAGTCCTTGACGTCCCGACTCCGGTCGTACGGAAACAGCGCGACCCGCGCGTCGGTGTCCCACCCGATTCGATTGCGAGCCTCCTCGCGCGGGATCGGTCTGAACAGCTCCGTGTCGATGCCGAACGGGATCTCGACGTGTTCGGCGTCGAGTTCGCGGGACATCGCCGGGCTCGGGACGATCGTCGCGTCGGCGAACCGAGCGCCGTACCGGCTGATCCGACGGAGCCACCCCATGTCGCTCATCAGGTCCGTTCCCCAGAGGCTCAACACGACGGGACGGGTCGGCTGAGCGAGGAGGAACGGCGCGACGAGGCCGTAGTGGCCGTGGACGAGATCGTACTCGTCCGACAGGACGTGGGAGAGAACGCGCGGGTAAAAGCGGAGGTAATCCAGCGGCGTCCGTGGAGAGTCGGCACTGTACTCCCCGGGAACGCCGACGACGGTACACTCGATACCGCGGTCCTCGAGGACCGATATCTGCTGTTCGAAGAACGATCGCGTGGAGGTGATGAGATGAAGGACGTGCATAGTTAGCCAGGATTCGACGCGAGCGTCGATTTGTTCGGATCGGTTCCGGAGCCGGCCGTCTCGACCTCGCGGACGATGACGTCGGTGACGTCAGTCCGGTCGGCGAGGAGCCGGTCGCGTCGGCGCTGCCACGTCGATCGATCGCCGTCTTCGACGATCGATACCGCCCGCTCGAGCGATCGAACGTGGCGATCCTCGCCGTTGTAGCTGAAGACGAGATCGTACTCCTCGTCGAGTTCGGTCACGTACCCGAGCGCGAGCGAGTTCACGTACACCGCCGGCGTCCCGAGGACCGCCGCCTCGGCGGCCATCGTCGCACCCTCGCCGACGAAACAGTCCGCGTAGGCGAGCAGATCGTGCATTCGGTCCGGCGCCAGCGCGTACCGGTGGGACTCGAGTTCGGCCGGAAGATCGACTTCCGACGTGAGCAAGACGGTCGCGCCGGCGTCCTCGAGACGGTCGACGGCGTCGACGGGATCGTCGAATCCGCCCTGCCCGACGTCGTGCGAGGAGTCCCAGCTGCTCAACCGCATCACCACCAGGGTGTCGTCCGGTTCGAGCCCGGCGTCCGCGAGGACGGCGGGATCGGGGTCGAACCGGTCGGGGTGCAGGTACGCGAGTTCGTGATAGCCGGGGTACGTGCGGTGCTTCGAGCCGATGTCTCCCTGATAGCACTCGGGCGTACAGACGGCATCGGCGAACGGATACGCGAGTTTCGTGATGATCGTCGCGTGTTCCGTGTCGTAGAAGACGACGCTCTTCGCACCGACCACCGACGCGACGTGAGCCGCGGCGACGCCGCCGATCGCCGTGATCACGTCCGGCTCTATCCGTCGCGCCCGTCGCAGGAGCCGCGTCTCGTAGGTCGCCTGCACGGCCGCCAGCGAGAACAGCGAGTTCGACTCGCCGGCCAGCACCTCGTGGTCGATTCCCGCGCGCTCGAGCAGTTCGACCGTCACCTCGTTTTCGCGGGCGAAGATGTGGAGCTCGTGGCCCTGCGACTGGAGCTCCCGGATCGCGTGCTTGAAGAAGTGGACGTGACCCGGATGCTGGATCGTCACGATCGCACGCATCAGCGACGCACCCCCAGTTCGGCGTTGTCCCTCGCGTCGGTTCGCATCGCGACTAGGAACAGCCCGACGCTGGTGAGGAACGCGAACGCGGCCGCGGTCGGTTCGCGCACCGACGCCTCGCCGTCGACTGCGTTCACGCCACCGAGGGTCGCGATCGCGGCTGCGGCCGCCAGCACGGCCATCCCCGCCGCGTAACAGAGGACGGTGGGGTGCAGTCTATCGACGGCGAACTGAGCCGTCATCCGCTGACAGAAGCCACGCAGGAGCGTGATCGAGGTGACCGGGATAAAGGTCTTGTACTCGATCGTACTCTCCTCGTCGGCGTAGACGGCCGGCATCGACACGTCAGCGACGCGCATCTCCGCGATGTTCAGTCGGACGAGCAGGTCGTTGGGATACTCGTGATCGTCCGGAAGCGCCTCGATATCGATCGCCGACAGCGCGTCGTGAGAGATCGCAGTGTACCCGTTCTGGGGGTCCTGCAAGCGCCAGTAGCCGCTCGCGATCTTCGTGAGCTGGGTCAGGACCCAGTTACCGAACAACCGGAACGGTGGCATCTCCCGACGCGAGGCCCGATCGGCGAGTCGGTTCCCCTTCGCGTAGTCGGCGTCGCCCTCCACGATCGGATCCAGGAGCGTCGGGAGCTGATCCGGATCCATCTGTCCATCAGCGTCCATCGTGACCGTGATATCGATGTCGTCGTCGTCGCGTGCGCGAACATAACCGGTTCGCAACGCGCCGCCGGCACCCTGATTCTCCGCGTGCCGAATGGGGACGATTTCCGGGTCCACGACTGCACCGCCGTCCGGGAGGGACGCGCGGAGTTGCTCGCTCTCGTCCTCGAGCGCATCGTTCTCGGACGCCCCAGTCTCGGGACGGCCGCTTTCGAGCGCGTCGCTTTCGACTCGATCTCCCTCCCTCGAGGCGGCCGCGTACGTCTGAATGATCCGCCAGGTGTCGTCCGTCGAGTCGTCGTCGACGGCGTAGATGCGGTCGACGAAGTCGGGCATCGTCGCGAGGACGTCACCGACGTGATCTTCCTCGTTGTACGCCGGGACGATCACGCCGATCGTGTGTCTTCGGTACATTATAAACTGCGATAGACGAGTTCGGCGTCGGCTGCATCGTTCGGTTCGAACGCGCCCGCGATGTCGATCAGTGCGGCGTCGTCGTCGAGGTCTGCCGCGACATCGTCGAGTTCGATATCCTCGAACTCCGAGTGCGAGGTCGTGAGGAGGACGGCGTCGAATCCGTCGAACGAGAGCGATTCCTGAATGTCGATGTCGAACGAGTTTCGGATCTCGTCGTGGTCGGCGTACGGATCGTATCCCGCGACATCGATATCGAACTCGTGGAGGTGGTCGACGACGTTCGCGACCTTCGAACTGCGGATGTCACCCACGTCCGACTTGTACGCGAGTCCGAGCACCAGCACGCGGCTCTCTCGCAGTGTCTTATGACACTCGTTGAGCGCCTTGATCGTCAACTCGGCGACGTGGTTCGGCATCGACTCGTTGACCTTCCGGCTCGTGAGCATCAGTTCCGGATCCACACCGTCTCGCTTCGCGCGATGCGCGAAGAAGTACGGATCGACCGGAATGCAGTGCCCGCCGACGAGCCCCGGCCGGTAGTCGTGGAAGTTCCACTTCGTCCGCGCCGCCTCGAGCACCTCTCGCGTGTCGAGCCCCATCTGTTCGAAGGCCATCGATAGCTCGTTGACGAGCGCGATGTTGACGTCGCGCTGGATGTTTTCGATGACCTTGCAGGCCTCGGCAACCTCGATCGAC is a window encoding:
- a CDS encoding glycosyltransferase, which produces MHVLHLITSTRSFFEQQISVLEDRGIECTVVGVPGEYSADSPRTPLDYLRFYPRVLSHVLSDEYDLVHGHYGLVAPFLLAQPTRPVVLSLWGTDLMSDMGWLRRISRYGARFADATIVPSPAMSRELDAEHVEIPFGIDTELFRPIPREEARNRIGWDTDARVALFPYDRSRDVKDFPRAERVADRADVDLEVRTIDDVPYEEMPYYMNASDVLLVTSTRESGPLVVKEAAACTVPIVSTDVGFVRETIGDVDDCVVGTTDDELAAGLERVLDGARRSNGRDAIDGLGLEAMGDQLLDVYRRVLERPTGTTHRAGVSHEV
- a CDS encoding asparagine synthase-related protein, translating into MNRELFGVFGGIDAFERFRSSDDFDEVLTGSTVTVGIRDSDLGTPGWSATYSRDDGYCLIWGEAYVPDDEPNTARWLLEHYESAGIDALERLNGSYLAVIDTEASDEAFVATDPIRSRECFYTDESGTRVFGTDSAEVARTITDPTLHRNGILEFLHLGVTLGEKTAVTGLHRLPIDSRLAPASVDSLERFVYDPQSSSEFNVVDELADRLERAIERRSSLPGQKGILLSAGYDSRIVLSQVDDIDCSYTVGSLDAQEVQAARSLAAQYGTSHTAFPPDERYLRPDESKIPYSQGIKESLHIHHAGYTDEIGVDTMYHGLLCDTFFRGHFTASKTVDVLDKRIPTGGLESDPDPVEVFLEKFGYNHDASLELADRTSFDVDPDAFVRAAIADEFDSRRSRADQIQNALSCCGIANQPSIPFHNHLSDHFVTSFLATDRELIDWHLRTPPEHRTTETFLRACERVDNDILRHRPPDRPYDATLLNEVEGFVRRKTPFLSSFEPPWPDRKTLFERHDFDRRLLGDLEHVHGLPARHKLRLTDLHGWLECKSELREQLLPWLRPPAPVVA
- a CDS encoding DUF1616 domain-containing protein, producing the protein MSDNQLWYLDLAAVVAVTGALTLGILSGVSGAIRIVVSIPLILFLPGYALVSALFPDKPNDDYRSFDQEKTGLGNPLLVSGGLEAIERTILSVVFSVALVPAITLFASVTPRGLTLEPVLLGLAVVTVALALLAIGSRYRCPPDRRFVPAVSSISPFFSRGRPSPYERVNVRPYNIAIVIGIGLLLASAGFALANPPQHDGYTEISVETDNVTGDTDTIYDSTYTAGESQELQATITNQEHEERQYTTVVLLQRVSSDGETVTVNESVEMDRQSATVSDGDSHQQTLEVTPTMRGDDLRLTLLLYDGEAPAEPTAENAYRKLHLPIEVS
- a CDS encoding glycosyltransferase family 2 protein; translation: MYRRHTIGVIVPAYNEEDHVGDVLATMPDFVDRIYAVDDDSTDDTWRIIQTYAAASREGDRVESDALESGRPETGASENDALEDESEQLRASLPDGGAVVDPEIVPIRHAENQGAGGALRTGYVRARDDDDIDITVTMDADGQMDPDQLPTLLDPIVEGDADYAKGNRLADRASRREMPPFRLFGNWVLTQLTKIASGYWRLQDPQNGYTAISHDALSAIDIEALPDDHEYPNDLLVRLNIAEMRVADVSMPAVYADEESTIEYKTFIPVTSITLLRGFCQRMTAQFAVDRLHPTVLCYAAGMAVLAAAAAIATLGGVNAVDGEASVREPTAAAFAFLTSVGLFLVAMRTDARDNAELGVRR
- a CDS encoding metal-dependent hydrolase; this encodes MWPWEHLAFAYVLYSLTRNVLSRTAPSTQETIAVAVGSQFPDLLDKPLAWTFGVMETGYAVGHSIFAAPFIILVAYAVAARRGDRILAGAFAFAHLSHPVADLLNRILSGRAVDLRIVLWPIESPPPATQGGFIDHFARYFIQYVNAIVAGGLTLQVVFQSLLALAVLALWLFDGAPVAADIWRGVHAQRQQ
- a CDS encoding DUF354 domain-containing protein → MRAIVTIQHPGHVHFFKHAIRELQSQGHELHIFARENEVTVELLERAGIDHEVLAGESNSLFSLAAVQATYETRLLRRARRIEPDVITAIGGVAAAHVASVVGAKSVVFYDTEHATIITKLAYPFADAVCTPECYQGDIGSKHRTYPGYHELAYLHPDRFDPDPAVLADAGLEPDDTLVVMRLSSWDSSHDVGQGGFDDPVDAVDRLEDAGATVLLTSEVDLPAELESHRYALAPDRMHDLLAYADCFVGEGATMAAEAAVLGTPAVYVNSLALGYVTELDEEYDLVFSYNGEDRHVRSLERAVSIVEDGDRSTWQRRRDRLLADRTDVTDVIVREVETAGSGTDPNKSTLASNPG
- a CDS encoding nucleotide sugar dehydrogenase; translated protein: MTTIIGDTEERADERASGQYALESSGEGTTLEHTTEQSTREATICVVGLGYVGLPLAVGFAQSDYRVIGYDVDDVTVDRLQEGIDTTGDLTDDAIQDGDISYTTDATTITEADYVIIAIPTPIDDDEQPDLGYVESAATTVGSKLDPGTTVVLESTVYPGSTREILVPALEDASGLSAGEDFFVGYSPERATPADNDHGLEDVVKVVGAQNDTVLEDVATLYESVVDAGVHPAPSIEVAEACKVIENIQRDVNIALVNELSMAFEQMGLDTREVLEAARTKWNFHDYRPGLVGGHCIPVDPYFFAHRAKRDGVDPELMLTSRKVNESMPNHVAELTIKALNECHKTLRESRVLVLGLAYKSDVGDIRSSKVANVVDHLHEFDIDVAGYDPYADHDEIRNSFDIDIQESLSFDGFDAVLLTTSHSEFEDIELDDVAADLDDDAALIDIAGAFEPNDAADAELVYRSL